The following are encoded together in the Flavihumibacter fluvii genome:
- a CDS encoding nuclear transport factor 2 family protein, translated as MKQILLIVFLLFAIMEGNAQNKNKMEELFIQKIIENYATALDAQNVPEAEKFLDKEFRVVLNNYNNSGTIAILSREQYTGMMRSGKVGGNKRKVKFLLTDIHDNAAVVKVQLEGEKNIFTNYYSLIKNGGTWLIINDMPQIIAKPVN; from the coding sequence ATGAAGCAAATTTTATTAATCGTATTTCTTCTGTTTGCTATAATGGAAGGTAATGCACAAAACAAAAACAAGATGGAAGAGTTATTCATTCAGAAAATTATTGAAAATTATGCCACTGCGTTAGATGCGCAAAATGTACCAGAAGCGGAAAAGTTTCTTGATAAGGAATTCAGGGTGGTGCTTAACAATTACAATAATTCCGGCACCATAGCCATTCTTTCCCGTGAGCAATATACCGGGATGATGCGGTCTGGAAAAGTTGGCGGAAACAAAAGAAAGGTAAAATTTCTTTTGACGGACATTCACGACAATGCTGCTGTAGTAAAGGTTCAGCTGGAAGGCGAAAAAAACATTTTTACAAATTACTACAGTCTTATTAAAAATGGCGGTACTTGGTTAATTATTAATGATATGCCTCAGATAATAGCCAAACCAGTCAACTGA
- a CDS encoding Crp/Fnr family transcriptional regulator has protein sequence MKPADPVDIFDAFKKHIGSFSSFKEETWSLIESILSITEIRKGSFIVEEGKVCRHIDFIYRGAFRAFSNKDGEDITTGLYLEGICLTNMKSLTTNTPSLIYLQALEDSITVRLQKERLIGLYEKSAELQSVGRAILEGMIVEENEWKEMYTLYDPEERYKYLLHKSPALLQRISLQHVASFLGIRRETLSRIRSRISH, from the coding sequence ATGAAACCAGCCGATCCAGTTGATATATTTGACGCATTTAAAAAACACATAGGTTCTTTTTCTTCTTTTAAGGAGGAAACCTGGTCGCTGATTGAAAGCATATTGTCAATTACCGAAATCAGGAAAGGCAGTTTCATTGTGGAGGAAGGGAAGGTTTGCCGGCATATAGACTTTATTTATAGAGGCGCTTTCAGGGCATTCTCCAATAAAGATGGGGAAGATATTACTACCGGATTATACCTGGAAGGAATTTGCCTGACAAATATGAAAAGCCTTACTACTAATACGCCTTCCCTTATCTATTTGCAAGCTTTGGAGGATTCAATTACGGTAAGATTGCAAAAGGAAAGACTTATCGGGTTATATGAAAAATCCGCAGAATTACAGTCAGTCGGCAGGGCGATTTTAGAAGGTATGATTGTAGAAGAAAATGAATGGAAAGAAATGTACACACTGTATGACCCTGAGGAACGATATAAATATTTACTGCATAAATCGCCAGCGCTATTGCAACGCATCTCACTGCAGCATGTTGCGTCATTTCTTGGCATCCGGCGGGAAACCCTGAGCCGGATCCGAAGTCGCATCTCCCACTAG
- a CDS encoding flavin reductase family protein — MIIHYNDISQFEKRYRTAFINSLAGFRQAVLVGTKSADGFANLAIFNSLIHLGANPALFGLMSRPDTVQRDTLQNILDTKEYTLNFIQAAHYKKAHQTSARYDRGISEFEQVGFPEAYHPAFHAPFVEDAVVKIAMKFEESIPIQLNGTVLVIGSVQQVEIDAAMVGPDGFVDLSAADVLISQGLDAYFVSKEIGRLAYAKP; from the coding sequence GTGATTATTCATTACAACGACATCAGCCAGTTTGAAAAACGCTACCGCACTGCCTTCATCAATTCATTGGCGGGTTTCCGCCAGGCGGTATTAGTGGGCACGAAATCCGCGGATGGCTTTGCCAACCTGGCGATATTTAATTCCCTCATCCACCTGGGCGCTAACCCGGCTTTATTCGGATTGATGAGCCGCCCCGATACCGTGCAACGCGATACCCTGCAAAATATTTTGGATACAAAGGAGTATACCCTAAACTTTATCCAGGCTGCGCATTATAAAAAAGCGCACCAGACCTCCGCCCGCTATGATCGTGGTATTTCAGAATTTGAGCAGGTGGGTTTTCCCGAAGCCTATCACCCCGCTTTCCATGCACCCTTTGTGGAAGATGCGGTCGTAAAAATCGCCATGAAGTTCGAAGAAAGCATCCCCATCCAATTGAATGGTACGGTGCTGGTCATCGGCAGTGTGCAGCAGGTGGAGATCGATGCGGCCATGGTGGGTCCCGACGGATTTGTAGATTTATCCGCCGCCGATGTGCTCATCAGCCAGGGGCTTGATGCGTATTTTGTATCCAAAGAGATTGGAAGGCTGGCTTATGCAAAGCCGTGA
- a CDS encoding YqjF family protein has translation MTDTFLSARWEDLVMANYAVDPAILQPYLPKGVELDTFRDNAYISLVGFMFKQTSLFHIPIPFLGTFEEINLRFYVKRVEAEGVKRGVVFINETVPFKAVAWLANRLYKEHYMAIPTKNTITRTGTAKQIRYEWKINKAWNHLAVNAAAEKAPMLPGSIEEFIFEHYYGYTRIDAQSTQEYKVNHPRWLVNTVNGYDIHCDFRAMYGDSFAFLQHQPPDSVILAEGSPVTVKWKRTDI, from the coding sequence ATGACCGACACATTTTTATCCGCCCGCTGGGAAGACCTGGTCATGGCCAATTACGCCGTCGATCCGGCCATCCTGCAACCGTATTTGCCCAAAGGTGTGGAGCTGGACACCTTCCGGGACAACGCTTATATAAGTCTCGTCGGCTTTATGTTTAAACAGACTAGCCTCTTCCATATCCCGATTCCCTTCCTGGGCACTTTCGAAGAAATTAACCTGCGGTTTTATGTCAAACGCGTGGAAGCAGAAGGTGTTAAACGCGGTGTGGTCTTTATCAATGAAACCGTGCCTTTTAAGGCAGTCGCCTGGCTGGCCAACAGATTATACAAGGAACACTATATGGCGATCCCCACAAAAAATACCATCACGCGTACGGGTACTGCCAAACAGATCCGCTATGAATGGAAGATCAATAAGGCCTGGAACCACCTGGCAGTAAACGCTGCTGCTGAAAAAGCGCCTATGTTGCCCGGCAGCATCGAAGAATTCATTTTTGAACATTATTATGGCTATACTAGAATCGATGCCCAAAGCACGCAGGAATACAAAGTGAATCATCCGCGCTGGCTGGTGAACACCGTGAACGGGTATGATATCCACTGCGATTTCCGGGCCATGTATGGCGACAGTTTCGCTTTCCTGCAACACCAGCCACCCGATTCGGTGATCCTGGCAGAAGGCTCGCCGGTTACCGTGAAATGGAAAAGGACAGACATTTAA
- a CDS encoding SDR family NAD(P)-dependent oxidoreductase, with amino-acid sequence MQHYLIIGGSSGIGQQLARQLADAGHSVIATYNTHPPVTTHPQISYHPLNVLDDNLSLDFLPGALAGLVYCPGSINLRPFERIKPADFEADYKLQVIGAIKVMQLALPRLKQSEHSSIVLFSTVAVQSGLPFHTQVSASKGAIEGLTKALAAEYAPKVRVNCIAPSLTNTPLAASLLNTEQKLEANAVRHPMKRIGTPEDIANMAAFLLSEKASWITGQIMHVDGGMS; translated from the coding sequence ATGCAACATTACCTAATCATCGGGGGCTCCAGCGGTATCGGGCAACAACTGGCCAGGCAACTGGCCGATGCCGGCCATTCGGTCATCGCCACCTACAATACGCATCCACCGGTTACCACACACCCACAGATCAGCTACCACCCCTTGAATGTGCTGGACGACAACCTGTCCCTCGATTTTTTACCCGGGGCCTTAGCCGGATTGGTGTATTGTCCGGGTAGCATCAACCTCAGGCCCTTTGAACGCATCAAGCCCGCGGACTTTGAAGCGGATTATAAACTCCAGGTCATCGGCGCTATTAAGGTCATGCAATTGGCACTGCCCCGTTTAAAGCAATCGGAGCATTCCTCCATTGTGCTGTTTTCTACCGTTGCTGTGCAATCCGGATTGCCTTTTCATACCCAGGTATCCGCCTCCAAAGGGGCCATCGAAGGCTTAACAAAAGCCCTGGCAGCGGAATACGCACCCAAGGTCCGCGTGAATTGTATCGCCCCATCCCTGACCAATACACCCCTTGCAGCATCCTTGCTGAATACGGAACAAAAACTGGAAGCCAACGCAGTTCGGCATCCGATGAAAAGGATCGGCACCCCGGAAGACATCGCCAATATGGCCGCGTTTTTATTATCCGAAAAGGCCAGTTGGATAACCGGACAAATCATGCACGTAGATGGCGGGATGTCTTAA
- a CDS encoding Hsp20/alpha crystallin family protein, giving the protein MKFDDFLIRDIFNWGLTNFSDTNTTIPAVNIKETADNYEVEVAAPGMTKNDFRVQLDGNSLVISSEKTTGKEEKEDTRYVSREFSYQSFSRTFNLQKDVVDTERIQAKYEDGVLHLLIPKMEHVKQKQPRLIEIS; this is encoded by the coding sequence ATGAAATTCGATGATTTCCTTATCCGTGACATTTTTAATTGGGGGTTGACTAATTTTTCAGACACCAACACCACAATTCCTGCTGTAAACATTAAGGAAACAGCGGATAACTATGAAGTGGAAGTCGCTGCACCGGGCATGACAAAAAATGATTTCAGGGTGCAACTCGATGGAAACAGCCTGGTCATCAGTTCAGAAAAAACAACCGGCAAAGAGGAAAAAGAGGATACCCGTTATGTGAGCCGTGAATTCAGTTACCAGTCTTTTTCAAGGACTTTTAACCTGCAAAAAGATGTGGTTGACACGGAAAGAATCCAGGCCAAATATGAAGATGGTGTTTTGCATCTGCTGATTCCTAAAATGGAACATGTAAAGCAAAAACAGCCCAGGCTCATTGAGATATCCTGA
- a CDS encoding DUF433 domain-containing protein translates to MKAQKRFGQPCIINTWITIFYILSWLASGMSNEDIIADFPELKEEHIQAALSFAAEREPVLRIAS, encoded by the coding sequence ATAAAAGCACAAAAGCGCTTTGGCCAGCCTTGTATTATTAATACCTGGATTACCATTTTTTATATTTTAAGTTGGTTAGCATCCGGTATGTCTAATGAGGATATTATCGCTGATTTTCCTGAACTAAAGGAAGAGCATATTCAAGCCGCCTTGTCATTTGCTGCAGAAAGGGAACCTGTTCTAAGAATTGCCTCGTGA
- a CDS encoding putative quinol monooxygenase: MNKYKFLNWILFFVLPLCSSGQSTVSKPPAQIMEDSMFIRIAEIEILPEYLQEYNAILKEEAAASVKAEPGVIAIFPMYLQESPNQIRILEIYANKAAYQAHLQAPYFQHYKTTTLKMVKTLKLVEMKTLDKDMMAELFKKMK; this comes from the coding sequence ATGAACAAATACAAGTTTTTGAACTGGATATTGTTTTTTGTTTTACCCCTGTGCAGTTCCGGTCAAAGCACGGTATCAAAGCCGCCAGCGCAAATTATGGAAGACAGTATGTTCATACGAATAGCTGAAATTGAGATCCTGCCCGAATACCTGCAGGAATACAATGCCATTTTAAAAGAAGAAGCAGCTGCCTCCGTTAAAGCAGAACCGGGGGTGATCGCCATCTTTCCCATGTACCTGCAGGAAAGCCCCAACCAGATCAGGATCCTTGAAATTTATGCCAATAAAGCAGCGTACCAGGCGCATTTGCAGGCACCCTACTTCCAGCATTATAAAACCACTACCCTTAAGATGGTGAAAACCTTGAAGCTGGTGGAAATGAAGACCCTTGATAAAGACATGATGGCGGAGCTTTTTAAGAAAATGAAATAA
- a CDS encoding fatty acid desaturase family protein yields the protein MEIKTFKYKNREEEAYKVLKHRIEQYFKERNITRHANTGVIIKSILNILVTIGAYALIMSDRFSPFVMLLLAMVLGVSSIMLVFNIGHDAAHNAFSTSPRINKLLSNTLYLTGSSAYLWNIKHNLNHHSTNNVPEYDWTVNIHWKILSVDPNKKISKLLRYQHIYSPPLYCVYTIFLILYKEFEMFYSRKIGNILDLKPSVKDQIIFFLSKLVYFTLTIVLPIIFLSVAWWQVLIGFLAMQMAAGFIGALVAIPPHLGEETVFPTVDKEGYLHHSRLTHHLDTTTDFARKSVLANWMFGGLNTHVIHHLFPNICHAHYIPLTQILKDTMDEYGFKYKETTTYGAIRSHYNLLKKLGRTDQKNLLMQQ from the coding sequence ATGGAAATAAAAACCTTCAAATATAAGAACCGGGAAGAAGAAGCCTACAAAGTGCTCAAACACCGCATTGAGCAGTACTTTAAAGAGCGCAATATTACAAGGCATGCAAATACAGGGGTTATTATAAAATCCATCCTCAACATACTGGTTACGATTGGCGCCTATGCCCTGATCATGTCAGACCGATTCAGCCCTTTCGTGATGCTGCTGCTGGCAATGGTTTTGGGCGTTTCTTCCATCATGCTGGTGTTTAACATCGGGCACGATGCAGCGCATAATGCTTTTTCAACCAGTCCAAGGATCAACAAATTATTGTCCAATACGCTCTACCTTACCGGCAGCAGTGCCTACCTGTGGAATATCAAACACAACCTCAACCATCACAGCACTAACAATGTTCCGGAATACGACTGGACCGTAAACATCCACTGGAAAATATTATCGGTGGACCCAAACAAGAAGATATCAAAATTATTGCGTTACCAGCACATTTATAGTCCACCCCTTTATTGCGTGTACACCATCTTTCTCATCTTATACAAAGAGTTTGAGATGTTCTATAGCAGGAAGATCGGCAACATACTCGATTTAAAACCCAGCGTCAAAGACCAAATAATATTCTTCTTGTCAAAACTGGTGTATTTCACGTTGACAATTGTACTTCCCATCATCTTCTTAAGTGTAGCCTGGTGGCAGGTGCTGATCGGGTTTCTGGCCATGCAAATGGCGGCTGGATTCATCGGCGCGCTGGTAGCCATTCCGCCCCATCTTGGCGAAGAGACCGTTTTTCCCACCGTAGATAAAGAAGGGTACCTGCACCATAGCCGGCTGACCCACCATTTGGATACCACAACAGATTTTGCCAGGAAAAGTGTGTTGGCTAATTGGATGTTTGGCGGACTAAATACGCATGTCATCCATCACCTGTTCCCTAATATCTGCCACGCACATTACATTCCTTTAACGCAAATATTAAAGGATACAATGGATGAGTATGGATTCAAATACAAAGAAACAACCACCTATGGAGCCATCCGCTCACACTATAACCTGTTAAAAAAATTAGGCAGAACAGATCAGAAAAATCTGCTCATGCAACAGTAA
- a CDS encoding GNAT family N-acetyltransferase, with protein sequence MRLATIQDKEKVIDIISAAFDDNPRVNWVVKQDHKRLQRIRELIRYAFETAFPRNGVMISSNEKAVAVCYRMNLKSNSIYDYYIKLRLGFKGMSPERIFWVMKRQSAISAQRPRDGNYFYFWFLAVEKEERGGRAGWELSHHIFDLARKDDIPIYAETSDERTCRIYQRVGFSLYNSFEKYGIKINQLIWKP encoded by the coding sequence ATGAGACTAGCTACCATCCAGGATAAAGAAAAGGTCATCGATATTATTTCAGCGGCTTTTGATGATAATCCAAGAGTGAACTGGGTTGTAAAGCAGGATCACAAGCGTTTGCAAAGGATCCGTGAGCTTATCCGCTATGCCTTTGAAACAGCTTTTCCCCGAAACGGAGTGATGATCTCCTCGAATGAAAAGGCAGTCGCAGTCTGTTACCGGATGAACCTGAAGTCCAACTCTATATATGACTACTACATTAAGTTGCGCCTGGGCTTCAAAGGGATGAGCCCCGAAAGGATATTCTGGGTGATGAAAAGACAATCTGCTATCAGCGCACAGCGGCCCAGGGATGGCAATTATTTTTACTTTTGGTTCCTGGCGGTGGAAAAAGAGGAAAGGGGCGGCCGTGCTGGATGGGAACTCTCCCACCATATTTTTGACTTAGCCAGGAAAGACGATATCCCTATTTATGCAGAAACATCAGATGAAAGAACCTGCCGTATTTACCAGCGGGTCGGATTTTCGCTGTACAATTCCTTCGAGAAATATGGCATAAAAATAAATCAACTAATCTGGAAACCATAA
- a CDS encoding ATP-binding protein — MKFSLLFLVLFCVITASAQRSHIDSLLRVLPTVKEDITRVNLLIELSDEFFNSNPDSIFLFANEGLKIAQSAGYLDGEMRCKEKISDYWWAVGDYATAVKLLLQVLEYYKSKHDEDKMPRIYSNLLNSYRDQGDFNEALHYSSLMLQAIPKHLDKILAVANAMKGSVYFGMNNYDSAHFYLAKALEYPDRLSEGWIFLMNGRLYAKLNKTATALGFYKKAFESLRAENNYKDLAGTFISTGMLYEQAGYTDSAIYYGMQGLEIANDKKFNKEKVECYLLLSTAFEKVNTKTALEYYKQALIVKDSLFNQDKQKQLLSYKFNEELRQSEIRNARQLALNKNKIVVLLVLLLCLVLIAIILVRNNRHKQKLNVLLQQQKDEIQSNLRELKATQSQLIQSEKMASLGELTAGIAHEIQNPLNFVNNFSEINKELLGDLSTSLEQGNLEDAKALTNDLLANEEKIHHHGNRADGIVKGMLQHSRNSPGIKEKTDFNKLVDEYVRLANNGLRVKDKLFTASLVTDFDKTIGDIPVIPQDIGRVILNLINNAFYAVNEKNASAFAKANNYEPTVSIVTKKLVNKVEVDIRDNGNGIPQQIIDKIFQPFFTTKPTGQGTGLGLSIAYDIIKAHGGEIRAESKEGEGSVFVITLPA; from the coding sequence ATGAAATTTTCGCTACTTTTTTTAGTGCTGTTTTGTGTAATTACTGCTTCTGCCCAGCGTTCACATATTGACAGTTTATTAAGAGTACTTCCCACCGTTAAAGAAGATATTACACGGGTTAACCTGTTGATTGAGTTAAGTGATGAATTTTTTAATTCAAATCCGGATTCCATTTTTTTATTTGCAAACGAAGGACTGAAAATAGCGCAATCCGCAGGTTACCTGGATGGTGAGATGAGATGTAAAGAAAAAATCAGTGATTACTGGTGGGCCGTAGGTGATTATGCAACTGCTGTAAAATTGCTGTTACAGGTTCTGGAATATTATAAGTCGAAGCATGATGAAGATAAAATGCCTAGAATTTATTCCAATTTACTGAATTCTTACCGGGACCAGGGTGACTTCAATGAAGCATTACACTACAGTTCCCTTATGTTGCAGGCAATTCCGAAGCATTTGGATAAAATTCTCGCTGTTGCTAACGCTATGAAAGGCTCGGTGTATTTTGGCATGAACAATTATGATTCGGCACATTTTTACCTGGCTAAAGCATTGGAATATCCAGACAGGCTTAGTGAGGGTTGGATATTCCTGATGAATGGCCGGCTTTATGCAAAGTTGAATAAAACAGCTACAGCCTTAGGTTTCTATAAGAAGGCTTTTGAAAGCTTAAGGGCCGAAAACAACTACAAAGACCTGGCAGGTACATTTATAAGCACAGGTATGTTGTATGAACAAGCAGGATATACTGATTCGGCCATCTATTATGGCATGCAGGGCCTGGAAATCGCAAACGATAAAAAATTCAATAAAGAAAAAGTTGAGTGTTATTTGTTATTGTCAACTGCTTTTGAAAAAGTAAATACAAAAACTGCACTTGAATATTACAAACAGGCCCTTATAGTTAAAGACAGTCTTTTTAACCAGGACAAACAGAAGCAACTGCTCAGCTATAAGTTCAATGAAGAACTCAGGCAATCTGAAATCAGGAATGCCCGGCAGCTTGCCCTGAATAAAAACAAAATCGTGGTTTTGTTGGTGTTATTGTTATGCCTTGTACTTATAGCCATTATCCTGGTTCGTAATAACCGTCATAAACAAAAGCTCAACGTATTGTTGCAACAACAAAAGGATGAAATACAAAGCAATCTCCGTGAATTGAAAGCGACACAATCACAGTTGATCCAGTCAGAAAAAATGGCTTCACTCGGAGAGCTCACTGCAGGTATTGCCCATGAAATCCAGAACCCCCTGAATTTCGTCAACAATTTTTCAGAAATCAATAAAGAATTGCTGGGAGACCTGAGCACCTCACTGGAGCAGGGCAACCTGGAAGATGCCAAAGCGCTCACAAATGACCTGCTCGCCAATGAAGAAAAAATACACCATCATGGGAATCGTGCTGATGGCATTGTAAAGGGAATGCTCCAGCACAGTCGCAACAGTCCTGGTATAAAAGAAAAGACAGATTTTAATAAGCTGGTGGATGAATATGTACGGTTGGCCAATAATGGACTAAGAGTAAAAGACAAATTATTTACTGCCTCCCTGGTAACTGATTTTGATAAAACGATAGGGGATATACCGGTCATTCCGCAAGATATAGGAAGGGTGATTTTAAATTTGATCAACAATGCATTTTATGCGGTAAATGAAAAAAACGCTTCAGCCTTCGCTAAAGCTAACAACTATGAACCAACTGTTTCCATAGTTACGAAAAAACTGGTCAATAAAGTAGAAGTTGACATACGGGATAACGGCAATGGCATTCCGCAGCAGATTATTGATAAAATATTTCAGCCCTTCTTTACCACGAAACCAACCGGACAAGGAACGGGATTGGGTTTGTCAATTGCTTATGATATTATAAAAGCCCATGGCGGGGAAATAAGGGCAGAGAGCAAAGAGGGTGAAGGCTCTGTGTTTGTTATTACCCTGCCGGCGTAG
- a CDS encoding DUF4142 domain-containing protein, which translates to MKPWKSPTSESVYTAGAGGMMEVEMGKLAQSNGGSDGVKDYGKMLEKDHEEIDHMQTLTGKDFDNAFIPMMIDDHTKDIAEFKKAVASNENAGIKAFAKSTLPTLETHLSKAKSLKAKM; encoded by the coding sequence TTGAAACCATGGAAGTCACCAACAAGTGAATCTGTGTATACGGCCGGCGCAGGGGGTATGATGGAAGTGGAAATGGGCAAACTGGCCCAGTCCAACGGCGGTAGTGACGGCGTTAAGGATTATGGTAAGATGCTCGAAAAAGACCATGAGGAAATCGATCACATGCAAACCCTTACCGGTAAGGATTTCGATAATGCTTTTATCCCCATGATGATCGATGACCACACGAAAGATATTGCTGAATTTAAGAAAGCTGTGGCATCCAACGAAAATGCCGGCATCAAGGCATTTGCCAAATCCACCCTGCCCACTTTGGAGACCCACCTGTCTAAAGCAAAATCCTTAAAGGCGAAAATGTAG
- a CDS encoding LytR/AlgR family response regulator transcription factor: MIQEHISFYAEKRIIHVQVADIMFVECSQSNMRIFCTNHVWDLRMSLDHLQSKLPPGRFVRIHRSYLVAIEHISLYRKGIVHLGDIELPVHTLSACPFGYRVERPR; the protein is encoded by the coding sequence ATGATCCAGGAACACATTTCCTTCTATGCGGAAAAACGTATTATTCATGTCCAGGTTGCCGATATCATGTTCGTCGAGTGTAGCCAATCCAACATGCGTATTTTTTGTACCAATCATGTTTGGGATCTCCGGATGTCTCTTGACCACCTGCAAAGCAAATTACCACCTGGCAGGTTTGTGCGCATACACCGGTCTTACCTCGTTGCTATCGAACACATTAGTCTTTATCGAAAAGGCATTGTTCACCTGGGTGATATTGAACTACCGGTTCATACCCTAAGCGCTTGCCCGTTTGGCTACCGGGTAGAACGGCCCCGGTAG